From a region of the Synechococcus sp. PCC 7502 genome:
- the mrdA gene encoding penicillin-binding protein 2: protein MVLKKAQFSPDHGNRSMGKDLQAPILLAIAALLLGLIGARLAYIQIVEGDRNRQLAENNRIRLIAKAPERGRILDRYGKIMATNRLSHAIYLWPVAQSKEKWQDTIAKLSEIIKIPASEITRKLEQEGYNSPNKVRISAAISPKLAIELGERFNELKGVEVDPEPVRYYPNGDVAAHVLGYTGELTETELNQLKAKGYRLGDVIGKAGVEYAFEDKFRGVWGGQQVEVDAAGKVIRILGQKPPKAGNTVNLTIDLELQKVAEKALGNLQGGIIAMNPQNGEVLAMASYPNFDPNLFSGRISNDAWQRLTAKDHPFVNRTLQGFPPASTYKIITTTAGLESGKFSPNSYLDTFPYLEVGGIQFWDHNNAGFGTIGFADAIAFSSDTFFYQVGRTIGVDTLVAWTKKFGFGKHTGIELKDEESPGLVPDPEWKQKVLKEQWYVGNTINMSIGQGDLQANLLQVGMMAAVAANGGYLIQPHLLYENTDAKLWRKSLNLAPSTIAVLREGLRRVVTSGTAQALNVGTVAIAGKSGTAEDHPRQAHTWFVGYAPFDKPEIVVVAFGENSGGGGGSVAGPKVLKVIEAYMNLKKSRKS from the coding sequence ATGGTTCTCAAAAAAGCTCAATTTTCCCCAGATCATGGTAATCGCTCCATGGGTAAGGACTTACAAGCCCCTATCCTTTTGGCGATCGCAGCTTTACTATTGGGCTTAATTGGCGCAAGGCTGGCGTATATTCAAATTGTAGAGGGCGATCGGAATCGGCAGTTAGCGGAAAATAATCGCATTCGACTCATTGCCAAGGCTCCTGAACGAGGACGCATCCTAGATCGCTACGGCAAAATTATGGCAACTAATCGCCTCTCCCACGCTATTTACCTGTGGCCCGTTGCCCAATCTAAGGAAAAATGGCAAGACACGATCGCAAAGTTATCCGAAATTATTAAAATTCCTGCATCGGAAATTACACGCAAACTAGAACAAGAAGGCTACAACTCTCCTAATAAGGTACGGATTTCCGCAGCAATCAGCCCAAAACTAGCTATAGAACTTGGTGAACGTTTTAATGAACTCAAAGGAGTAGAAGTCGATCCTGAACCAGTGCGCTACTATCCTAATGGCGATGTGGCTGCCCATGTCCTTGGCTATACGGGAGAATTAACAGAAACGGAGCTAAATCAACTTAAAGCTAAGGGTTATCGACTGGGAGATGTAATTGGTAAGGCAGGAGTAGAGTATGCCTTTGAAGATAAGTTTCGGGGCGTATGGGGTGGGCAACAGGTAGAAGTTGATGCTGCTGGTAAAGTTATTAGAATTTTAGGACAAAAACCTCCGAAAGCGGGTAATACCGTAAATCTAACCATTGACTTGGAACTACAAAAAGTCGCAGAAAAGGCTTTGGGCAATCTCCAAGGTGGCATAATCGCCATGAATCCTCAAAATGGAGAGGTTTTGGCTATGGCAAGCTATCCTAACTTTGATCCCAATTTATTTTCAGGGCGCATTTCTAATGACGCTTGGCAAAGGTTAACAGCTAAGGATCACCCCTTTGTTAATCGTACTCTGCAAGGATTTCCCCCCGCCAGCACCTATAAGATTATTACAACGACTGCTGGTTTGGAATCAGGTAAATTTTCTCCTAATTCCTATCTGGATACTTTTCCCTATTTGGAAGTTGGCGGCATTCAATTTTGGGATCATAATAATGCGGGATTTGGCACCATTGGCTTTGCTGATGCGATCGCTTTTAGTAGTGATACTTTCTTTTATCAAGTGGGTAGAACTATTGGGGTTGATACTTTAGTGGCATGGACAAAAAAATTCGGTTTTGGTAAGCACACAGGCATTGAATTAAAAGATGAAGAATCCCCGGGATTAGTACCCGATCCAGAGTGGAAGCAAAAGGTCTTAAAAGAACAGTGGTATGTGGGTAATACAATTAATATGTCTATTGGGCAGGGAGACCTTCAAGCAAACCTGTTGCAAGTGGGAATGATGGCAGCAGTGGCAGCAAATGGTGGGTATTTGATTCAGCCTCATCTACTTTATGAAAATACTGATGCTAAGTTATGGCGAAAATCCCTAAACCTTGCCCCTAGCACGATCGCAGTTTTAAGAGAAGGACTTAGACGGGTAGTTACTAGTGGTACAGCCCAGGCATTAAATGTCGGTACCGTGGCGATCGCTGGTAAATCTGGAACTGCTGAAGATCATCCAAGACAAGCTCATACTTGGTTTGTAGGCTATGCTCCCTTTGATAAACCAGAAATTGTCGTAGTTGCCTTTGGAGAAAACTCTGGCGGTGGTGGTGGTTCTGTGGCAGGACCAAAGGTACTAAAGGTGATTGAGGCATACATGAACTTAAAAAAGTCCCGCAAATCTTAA
- a CDS encoding PAM68 family protein, with the protein MSRSEIPFEPNSGKKPKNNKIQGRSPVIKSSQKPEQPAAANSIPPEVNRRLVRRAALFCGIPTSLGFLTFIASYIIVVKKWADLPNSAVVLVSMLFLGIGVLGLSYGALSASWDENREGHWWGWQEFKQNFGYLREAWKAQRAEKLSSQKPD; encoded by the coding sequence GTGAGCAGGTCAGAGATTCCCTTTGAACCAAATTCGGGTAAAAAACCTAAAAATAATAAGATTCAAGGGCGATCGCCTGTAATCAAATCTAGTCAAAAGCCAGAACAACCTGCTGCTGCCAACTCCATTCCCCCAGAGGTTAATCGTCGCTTAGTTAGAAGAGCTGCCCTCTTTTGTGGAATTCCTACCTCCTTGGGGTTTCTGACATTTATAGCTAGTTATATTATTGTTGTGAAGAAATGGGCAGACCTACCTAATTCTGCCGTAGTCTTAGTAAGTATGCTGTTTTTAGGTATAGGAGTGTTGGGATTAAGCTATGGAGCCCTCTCTGCCTCTTGGGACGAAAATCGTGAAGGACATTGGTGGGGCTGGCAAGAGTTTAAGCAAAATTTTGGTTACTTACGTGAAGCTTGGAAAGCACAAAGAGCAGAAAAGCTATCTTCCCAAAAACCTGATTAG
- a CDS encoding glycosyltransferase family 2 protein, producing the protein MNFLWLSVLVFQVPFVLILLRRLSTAPSRIPALVPVEDGSISSAKVTIVIPTLNERLRLPYCLEGLRSQQGVHEIIIVDSRSQDGTPEYVKEIQENYPIKLRLITDDPLPQGWVGRPWALHTGFLNSDPDSEWILGIDADTQPQVGLVQSLVQKAIAENYDMVSLSPKFILKTIGEQWLQPALLVTLIFRFGATGDRQQFSQERIMANGQCFLSRRAILEKIQGYELAKSSFCDDVTLVRSAAQQGAKVGFLDGANLIQVRMYTSMAETWTEWGRSLDLKDATTSIQTLGDCLLLFAVQCLPIPLFLGLILGLVYFDLELNIFTQSLLWLNGFLVLIRFLLVGGIRSSYTELGFMFWLSPFADPVAVLRIWLSALTKPKQWRGRVYGNS; encoded by the coding sequence ATGAATTTTTTGTGGTTATCGGTTTTAGTTTTCCAAGTTCCTTTTGTGTTAATTCTGCTCCGTCGTTTAAGTACAGCCCCTAGTCGGATTCCTGCGTTAGTCCCAGTTGAAGATGGAAGTATTAGTAGTGCAAAAGTTACTATTGTAATCCCCACCTTAAATGAAAGACTGCGACTGCCCTATTGTTTGGAAGGTTTGCGATCGCAGCAAGGAGTTCATGAAATTATTATTGTCGATAGTCGATCCCAAGATGGTACGCCTGAATATGTCAAAGAAATCCAAGAGAACTATCCAATTAAACTACGCTTAATTACCGATGATCCGTTACCCCAGGGTTGGGTAGGCAGACCTTGGGCATTACATACGGGCTTCTTAAATTCCGATCCTGACAGTGAATGGATATTGGGTATAGATGCGGATACTCAGCCTCAAGTGGGTTTAGTCCAAAGTTTAGTCCAAAAAGCGATCGCTGAAAACTATGACATGGTATCCCTTTCACCCAAATTTATTCTGAAAACTATTGGCGAACAATGGCTACAACCTGCTTTACTTGTAACCTTAATTTTTCGGTTTGGTGCCACTGGCGATCGCCAACAATTTAGTCAAGAGCGGATCATGGCAAATGGTCAATGCTTTTTATCACGGCGAGCAATTCTGGAAAAAATTCAAGGCTATGAATTAGCTAAATCCTCTTTTTGTGATGATGTCACCCTTGTGCGATCGGCAGCCCAGCAGGGTGCAAAGGTGGGATTTTTAGATGGTGCTAATTTAATTCAAGTTAGGATGTACACCTCAATGGCAGAAACATGGACGGAATGGGGGCGATCGCTAGACTTAAAAGATGCAACTACCTCAATTCAAACCCTAGGAGATTGTTTATTACTATTTGCCGTCCAGTGCCTACCGATCCCATTATTTTTAGGTTTAATATTAGGCTTAGTCTATTTCGATCTGGAATTAAATATCTTTACCCAGTCTTTGCTATGGCTCAATGGATTTTTAGTTTTGATCAGATTCTTGTTAGTTGGTGGAATTCGTAGTAGTTATACCGAGTTGGGATTTATGTTTTGGCTGTCTCCCTTCGCGGATCCTGTTGCCGTTCTCAGAATATGGCTATCGGCTTTAACTAAGCCTAAACAGTGGCGAGGTAGGGTTTATGGTAATTCTTAA
- the rpsO gene encoding 30S ribosomal protein S15: MALLQERKQELLSSYQIHPTDTGSSQVQVAMLTERINQLSTHLKAHSKDFSSRRSLLKLIGQRKRLLAYIKQGSQTDYKELIQRLGVRG; the protein is encoded by the coding sequence ATGGCATTGCTACAAGAGCGTAAACAAGAGCTGCTAAGCTCCTACCAAATTCATCCTACTGATACTGGCTCTTCTCAGGTTCAAGTAGCGATGTTAACAGAACGAATTAATCAGTTAAGTACTCACCTTAAAGCCCACTCTAAGGACTTTTCCTCCCGCCGCAGTTTGTTAAAACTCATTGGACAAAGAAAAAGGCTCTTGGCTTACATCAAGCAAGGTAGTCAGACTGATTATAAAGAATTAATTCAACGCCTAGGAGTACGGGGTTAA